A portion of the uncultured Bacteroides sp. genome contains these proteins:
- a CDS encoding RagB/SusD family nutrient uptake outer membrane protein gives MRKYIAAILIAGTLVGCQDFLDEKVVTTLTQDYYKTPEGLEILTKGSYRILRYKSDYNQGHYLFGTCSDVEVFTWSNADRVAMGGYTPDAWNYDVTGTRMAPNLINLIGEVIPNKGSEGAYPTINSCNLFLENYENLSAADKEKLKARKGEILFLRAYAYYLVSNQLGAVPIVTKSVSGMPANFYFPKAPLEDLYKMLISDMKDAVDNYLPETTGDLGRITKPAGAHFLAKLYLNRAQAAEFQNSSEPTLKALYKGSDAEDLNNSIHYATVAIDLIKPKTTSDGLTPDFGTLWLNVKGTDSYTRDKLPEVLLAAQYEASQSYDGRYGNCLVHLYNSNHTDFRAWTARTMEYGRPYATAGSSDWGYDMYTDRANDSRYYKTYLTDYVTTATSGNNAPWNALSAFVYNNFIKKSSDKSAISGVGKMQQLGQRSIVYIENSKDEPLDSLWVASQPFIMNVRWTVGRPSGGYASISNGNVVLNPGVEDMLKNPVIKDKGTRKIYYRLDGDKGELYGLDRGFTPATHYMGPAKWLDINRGNGTNANGNGAIDVVLMRLAETYLIRAEAYGRKGEYTNAINDLNVIRKRAAYHPGETRNDVLVNLEPSVLTGKLTIPTNEKVSPYKVISDSYEKIKITGREWTPGTDEFKKENYPEGVSNYFVQFIYNERARELIFELTNWEDLHNAGILYERVVAHDMMGAPASSTGTAYFPFPVDDIGGKLGALGKGKGQFERKFTFKPWPKAYLDLLTDENGVTLDEAAKKAYQNYGY, from the coding sequence ATGAGAAAATATATTGCAGCTATATTAATCGCTGGCACATTAGTTGGATGCCAGGATTTTTTAGATGAAAAGGTGGTAACCACTTTAACACAAGACTATTACAAAACCCCTGAAGGCCTAGAAATATTGACCAAGGGTTCATATCGTATTTTAAGGTATAAATCAGATTACAATCAAGGTCATTATCTATTCGGAACTTGCTCTGATGTTGAAGTTTTCACATGGAGTAATGCTGACCGTGTTGCCATGGGAGGGTATACTCCTGATGCATGGAACTATGATGTTACGGGGACTCGTATGGCACCTAACTTAATTAATCTAATCGGCGAAGTTATTCCCAATAAAGGATCTGAAGGTGCGTATCCAACAATTAATAGTTGTAATCTCTTTCTGGAAAACTATGAAAATCTGAGTGCTGCAGATAAAGAGAAGCTTAAAGCAAGGAAAGGAGAAATCTTATTTCTACGAGCATACGCATATTACTTGGTCTCTAATCAACTAGGTGCAGTGCCTATTGTTACAAAGAGTGTCTCTGGAATGCCCGCAAACTTCTATTTTCCCAAAGCTCCATTGGAAGATCTATATAAAATGCTCATCTCAGATATGAAAGATGCAGTAGATAATTATTTGCCGGAAACAACTGGCGATCTAGGTAGAATAACAAAACCAGCCGGTGCGCATTTCCTTGCAAAGTTGTATCTAAATCGTGCCCAAGCAGCTGAATTTCAAAATAGTTCTGAACCAACACTAAAAGCGTTGTACAAAGGAAGCGATGCCGAAGATCTCAATAATTCAATACATTATGCTACGGTTGCGATTGATTTAATAAAGCCCAAAACGACTTCTGACGGACTAACACCTGATTTTGGAACCTTATGGTTAAATGTAAAAGGCACAGACTCCTACACACGCGATAAACTACCCGAAGTATTATTAGCTGCTCAATATGAAGCATCACAATCATATGATGGCCGTTACGGTAATTGCCTGGTGCATTTATACAATAGTAACCATACCGATTTTAGAGCTTGGACTGCTCGTACAATGGAGTACGGTCGCCCCTATGCTACTGCGGGATCATCAGATTGGGGATACGACATGTACACCGACCGTGCCAATGATTCAAGATACTATAAAACTTATCTAACAGATTATGTCACCACTGCCACCTCAGGAAATAATGCCCCTTGGAATGCCTTGAGTGCTTTTGTCTATAACAATTTTATAAAGAAGAGCTCGGATAAAAGTGCCATTTCAGGTGTAGGAAAAATGCAGCAATTAGGACAGCGTTCAATTGTTTATATTGAGAATTCAAAAGACGAGCCGCTTGACTCTCTCTGGGTTGCAAGCCAACCATTCATAATGAATGTTAGATGGACAGTAGGCAGACCAAGTGGAGGATATGCTAGCATTAGCAATGGCAATGTAGTTCTCAATCCTGGAGTTGAAGATATGCTCAAGAATCCCGTGATAAAAGACAAAGGAACTCGCAAAATCTACTACCGATTAGACGGAGACAAAGGAGAACTTTATGGACTAGATAGAGGGTTTACACCGGCTACCCATTATATGGGACCCGCAAAATGGCTTGATATCAATAGGGGAAATGGGACCAATGCTAACGGTAATGGCGCTATAGATGTTGTTTTAATGAGATTAGCGGAAACTTATCTCATTAGAGCCGAAGCTTACGGTAGAAAAGGCGAATATACAAACGCTATCAATGACTTGAATGTAATACGCAAACGCGCAGCATATCATCCGGGTGAAACAAGAAATGACGTTCTTGTCAATTTAGAGCCTAGTGTGTTAACCGGTAAATTAACGATTCCGACAAACGAAAAAGTTTCACCATATAAAGTAATCTCTGATTCATACGAGAAGATTAAAATAACGGGGAGAGAATGGACTCCTGGAACTGATGAGTTTAAAAAAGAAAATTATCCGGAAGGTGTTTCAAATTACTTTGTTCAATTCATCTATAATGAAAGAGCACGTGAATTAATATTTGAACTCACCAACTGGGAAGATTTACATAACGCAGGTATATTATATGAACGAGTTGTTGCTCACGACATGATGGGCGCACCTGCCAGTTCAACAGGTACTGCGTATTTCCCATTCCCCGTTGACGACATTGGTGGAAAACTAGGTGCTTTAGGCAAAGGCAAAGGACAATTTGAAAGAAAATTCACTTTTAAACCTTGGCCAAAAGCGTATCTTGACTTATTGACTGATGAAAATGGAGTAACTCTTGATGAAGCAGCCAAAAAGGCTTATCAAAACTACGGTTACTAA